The following coding sequences are from one Ornithorhynchus anatinus isolate Pmale09 chromosome 18, mOrnAna1.pri.v4, whole genome shotgun sequence window:
- the RPE65 gene encoding retinoid isomerohydrolase has product MSNQVEHPAGGYKKLFETVEELSSPLTAHVTGRIPVWLTGSLLRCGPGLFEVGSEPFYHLFDGQALLHKFDFKEGHVTYHRRFIRTDAYVRAMTEKRIVITEFGTCAFPDPCKNIFSRFFSYFRGVEVTDNALVNIYPVGEDYYACTETNFITKVNPETLETIKQVDLCNYISINGMTAHPHIENDGTVYNIGNCFGKNFAIAYNIVKIPPLQADKEDPINKSEVVVQFPCSDRFKPSYVHSFGLTPNYIVFVETPIKINLFKFLSSWSLWGANYMDCFESNETMGVWLHVADKKQGRCLNHKYRTSSFNLFHHINTYEDNGFLIVDLCCWKGFEFVYNYLYLANLRENWEEVKRNAKKAPQPEVRRYVLPLNITKADTGKNLVSLPYTTATAILCSDETIWLEPEVLFSGPRQAFEFPQINYQKYGGKPYTYTYGLGLNHFVPDRLCKLNVKTKDTWVWQEPDSYPSEPIFVSHPDALEEDDGVVLSVVVNPGPGQKPAYLLILNAKDMSEVARAEVEINIPVTFHGLFRKS; this is encoded by the exons ATGTCCAACCA GGTCGAGCACCCGGCCGGAGGGTACAAGAAACTCTTTGAAACCGTGGAAGAACTGTCTTCGCCTCTGACTGCTCACGTCACAG GCAGAATCCCCGTTTGGCTGACCGGCAGCCTCCTGCGCTGTGGGCCGGGCCTGTTTGAAGTGGGCTCCGAGCCATTCTACCATCTGTTTGACGGGCAAGCCCTCCTCCATAAGTTTGACTTTAAAGAGGGACACGTCACCTACCACAGAAG ATTCATCCGGACTGACGCGTACGTGAGAGCGATGACCGAAAAGAGGATCGTTATCACTGAGTTTGGCACCTGTGCTTTCCCCGATCCTTGCAAGAACATATTTTCCAG GTTTTTTTCTTATTTCCGCGGAGTGGAGGTGACAGACAACGCCCTAGTGAATATCTATCCGGTGGGAGAAGATTACTATGCCTGCACGGAGACCAACTTTATCACAAAAGTTAACCCGGAGACCCTGGAGACAATTAAGCAG GTGGATCTCTGTAACTACATTTCAATCAATGGAATGACAGCTCATCCCCACATAGAAAATGACGGAACCGTCTACAACATAGGCAACTGTTTTGGAAAGAATTTTGCCATTGCTTATAACATCGTGAAGATCCCTCCGCTACAAGcag ACAAGGAAGATCCAATAAACAAGTCAGAGGTGGTCGTACAATTTCCCTGCAGCGATCGATTCAAGCCATCTTACGTTCACAG CTTTGGTTTGACTCCAAACTATATCGTTTTCGTGGAGACGCCGATCAAGATCAACCTGTTCAAGTTCCTTTCGTCCTGGAGTCTCTGGGGTGCCAACTATATGGATTGCTTTGAGTCCAACGAGACCATGGGG gtctggctccatgTGGCGGACAAAAAACAAGGCAGGTGTCTCAACCATAAGTACAGGACGTCATCTTTTAACCTCTTCCATCACATCAACACCTATGAAGACAACGGATTCCTCATCGTGGACCTGTGCTGCTGGAAAGG GTTTGAGTTTGTCTACAATTATTTATACTTAGCCAACTTACGCGAGAACtgggaagaggtgaagagaaatgCCAAAAAGGCTCCCCAGCCCGAAGTGAGGCGGTACGTCCTCCCCTTGAATATTACCAAG GCCGACACGGGCAAGAACCTCGTCAGCCTCCCCTACACCACGGCAACGGCCATCCTGTGCAGCGATGAGACTATCTGGCTGGAACCGGAAGTGCTCTTCTCTGGCCCCCGTCAAG CCTTTGAGTTTCCACAGATCAACTACCAGAAATACGGCGGGAAACCTTACACGTACACCTACGGGCTCGGCCTGAATCACTTTGTCCCGGACAGG CTCTGTAAACTGAACGTCAAAACAAAAGACACCTGGGTGTGGCAGGAGCCCGACTCTTACCCGTCGGAGCCCATCTTCGTTTCTCACCCGGACGCTCTCGAAGAAGACGACG GAGTGGTCCTGAGCGTGGTGGTGAACCCCGGCCCGGGCCAGAAACCTGCTTACCTTCTCATCCTCAATGCCAAAGACATGAGCGAAGTGGCCCGGGCGGAAGTGGAGATTAACATTCCCGTTACCTTCCATGGCCTCTTCAGAAAGTCGTGA